The DNA sequence TTTTGGAGGCTTTGGTCTGGCGGGAAAAATTGGGTAGTATTGAGATTGCACCGGGAGTAGTCTTGCCCCATGTCGAACTTCCAGGTCTAGCCAACCGCATCATTATTAGCAGACTGGCATCAGCAATCAACTGGTCTGAGACTGTTAATCGCGTCCAGCTGGTGCTTACAATTGCCTTGGACAGTCAGGCTCGGGCAACGGAGCAATTCGCTATTAAGGCCTTTGTGAGAAAGTTAGCCGATGAGCACTTTGTTCATCAATTGAGAAAGGTAGATTTAAAACAGTTGGAAATCATGTTAGAAAATTTATGAAGCTGGTTAATAGACTGTGTCTGGTCTTTTCCCAGAAGCCCTATCAAAAGGAGACATTTATGGAAGTAACAGATGTGATTGATAAAAACTTGGTATTGACAGGTCTTACTGCTAGAAGCAAGGATGAGATATTGCGGAAGCTCTGCCAGCTGCTGGAAGAGCAGGCCTATCTGGATGATGCCGATAGTTTTTTAGAAGATGTTTATTTGCGTGAAAAAGCAGGGCAGACAGGCATCGGTAATTTTGTGGCGATTCCCCATGGTAAGAGCGAAGCGGTTAATAAAATTGGTGTGGCCATTGCCATTAACAAGTATGAAATCCCTTGGGAAAGCTTAGATGGTAAGGGGGTCAAAGTAGTGATTCTCTTTGCCGTTGGCAATGACACCGACAATGCTCAGGAACACTTAAAGCTCCTAGCACTCTTTGCTAAGAAATTGGGCAAGGATAGGGTGGTTGAAAATCTTTTAGCGGCTCAGTCGGTTGAAGATGTTGTTGCAGCTTTTGCCTAAAAGGAAATAATTGGAGTTGCTTGGGGTTCTCGATTGAGGCAGGCAAAATTTAGACCAGAACTGAATGCGCCTACGACACTGTGCCAAAAGATATGCAACGGTTTCAGCCTTAGCTGATTACAGGTGCAGAGACCTTTAAGTATATAGACTTCCTAGATGCCGAGCCTCTGCGTCTGCTTTCCTATTTTGCTGTGTGTCGCTTAACACTTTTGTATTTTAAAGAAAGGAGATCATTTATGAAAATTGTTGGAGTTGCTGCTTGTACGGTTGGGATCGCCCACACCTACATTGCTCAGGAAAAACTTGAAAATGCTGCTAAAAATGCCGGTTACGATATCCATATTGAAACTCAAGGAACCATTGGAGTAGAAAATGCATTAACAGAGCAGCAAATTCAAGAAGCGGATATCGTTATTTTGGCTATTGATGTCAAAATTTCGGGGATGGAACGATTTGAAGGAAAAAAGGTCATCAAGGTTCCAACCGAAATCGCCATCAAATCTCCCAATAAACTCTTGCAAAAGGCTGCAGAAGTAGCTCAGGGATAGAGAAGTGAGGTAAACTAGATGAAAGATACATGGAAAAAATTAAACCTTAAGGGGCATCTTCTGACCGCCATTTCCTATTTAGTTCCCATTGTATGCGGAGCTGGTTTCCTTGTCGCCATTGGCATGGCCCTTGGCGGCACCGCTCAAGATGCCTTGGTTCAGGGGAAATTCACCTTTTGGGATGCCTTGGCCACAATGGGCGGTAAGGCTTTAGGGCTGTTACCTGTTATTATTGCAACGGGGATTGCTTATTCTATCGCGGGTAAACCAGGGATTGCTCCCGGATTCGTTGTAGGCTTATCAGCTAATGCGATCAGTGCTGGCTTTCTGGGTGGTATCCTAGGCGGCTACTTTGCCGGATTTTTGGCCTTGGGGATTCTAAAAACTTTCAAAGTTCCCGAATGGGCCAAAGGGCTGATGCCAACGGTCATTGTTCCTTTATTATCCTCTCTAATTTCTGGTTTGCTGATGATTTATATTGTTGGTATTCCGATTGCGGCTTTTACTAACTGGTTGACGACGGTTTTGCAAGGGCTAAGTTCTTCTTCCATGTTAGTATTTGGTCTTGTTGTAGGATTTTTGAGTATTGTTGATTTCGGTGGGCCAATCAATAAAACAGTTTATGCCTTTACCTTAACCCTGCTAGCGTCAGGAGTAAAAGAACCGGTTACGGCCCTGCAATTAGTTAATACTTCAACGCCTATTGGCTTTGGTTTTGCCTATTTTATAGCTAAGTTACTCCGTAAGAATATTTATGGCAGAGAACAGATTGAAACCTTGAAATCCGCAGTACCCATGGGGGTTCTGAACATTGTTGAAGGAGTTATTCCTATTGTTATGAATGATATTGCACGTGCTATTACAGCAGCGGCGATTGGTGGTGCTGCTGGTGGTGCGGTTTCCATGGCTATGGGAGCAGATTCGACGGTTCCGTTTGGAGGTTTTCTGATGATTCCGACGATGTCACATCCCTTAGCTGGTGTTCTTGCTATTGTTGTTAATGTATTAGTGACGGGTCTTGTCTATGCTTTTATTGCCAAAAATAAAACAGCCGAGGAATTAGCGACAGTCTCAGAGGTAGAAGAAGAAGATATTAGTCTAGATGATATTGAAATTTTATAAATGAAAGGAAGGAACCCTATATGGCACATGTTCATTTTTCGCCGTCACTAATGTGTATGAACTTGGATAAATTTACCCAAGAAATCACCTTTTTGAATGATCATGCTCAGTCTTATCATATTGATATCATGGATGGTCATTTTGTTCCGAATATTACACTTTCGCCTTGGTTTATTGAGGAAGTAAGAAAGCTCAGTGATGTACCAATGTCAGCTCACCTGATGGTGACTGACCCTACTTTTTGGGTAGAACGGCTGATTAGTATTAGGTGTGAGTATATCTGTATGCATGCAGAAGTTATTAACGGTCTCGCTTTTCGACTAATCGACCGTATTCATGATGCGGGACTAAAAGCTGGTGTTGTCCTGAATCCAGAGACACCGGTCAGCGCTATCTTGCCTTATATTGACTTGCTGGATAAGGTGACGATTATGACAGTCGATCCTGGTTTTGCAGGCCAACGTTTTTTGGAAAGCACACTTGATAAAATTGTCCAATTGCGTAACTTACGGAAAGAGCATAACTATCCTTATTTAATTGAAATGGATGGTTCGTCCAGTCGTAAGACTTTCAAGAGGATTGATCAGGCTGCCCCCGATATTTATGTTATCGGCCGCAGCGGTCTCTTTGCAGTTGCGGATACAATTGAAGAGTCTTGGGCAAAGATGTGTCAGGATTATTTGGAGATGACAGGAAAGACTGTTGAATAACGGAGCCCGAAATAAAAAGATACTAAGGACTTGTATTCACATTTTTTTGACAGTTAGTCTGATGTGGCAGGGACGCAAGCGACCTCCTAACGGAGTTCCATTGCTCATTTTCAAGCCTAGGGTCTTGAAAATCCCCTCGACGATTGACTTAAATAGGGTCAACCGTCTTTTTTACCACAGCGGCAACTGTCTGTTTTGAGAGTGGGACAGAAGTCGATTTTTTATATAAATTGACTTCGTTGTCCCACCTCCGCACAGTTGATTAGGATGGCCGCTAACACTTGCGGAGTCGTTAAACAGTCCAGTGGACTGTTTAAGGGGGTGCCTAGAAATAAGACAACGTCCCAGATCAGGACCTCCAATCAACAGTGGTTCATTGGTGCTAAAGCACCTAATGAACTGTGCAGGGGAAAGACTTCTTGGCAGTGCCAACAAGTCTTTCTCCCAACCACTGCGTCAAACTGTTATTATTGTAAAAATAGAAGGCTGGAATACTTTTTCCCCAGGCTTTTTCCAGCTGACGCTAAGAATTTAAACTTGTGAATACAGTTTCTAAGGTAAAGATTCTGTAAGAATTTATTCTTATGAAGCACTAATATTAAAAACGGATGAATGGCACATTCTCACGATTTTGAAGTGGCTATTCATCCGTTTTTTTGATATCCAAGTGTCAACTTGTCAACTGTCTAAGATTTTTTGTTAAGTCAAGCTTCTTATTTTTGGATTAAGGGTAAAATAAGTCAAACGGGAGTGCAAGCCCACAGCTAATATTCTTAGTTGAAAAACCAAACTTGATTTCGTGGGTATAAAAATCAGATGTCGGTAGCAGATCTTTATTTGTGGTATAAGGAAATTACTCTACATATATGGTTTCAGATTTCTTTCCACTTGGCAAAGAAGAAATCTGCTATAATAA is a window from the Streptococcus criceti HS-6 genome containing:
- a CDS encoding PTS fructose transporter subunit IIB — protein: MKIVGVAACTVGIAHTYIAQEKLENAAKNAGYDIHIETQGTIGVENALTEQQIQEADIVILAIDVKISGMERFEGKKVIKVPTEIAIKSPNKLLQKAAEVAQG
- the alsE gene encoding D-allulose 6-phosphate 3-epimerase, whose amino-acid sequence is MAHVHFSPSLMCMNLDKFTQEITFLNDHAQSYHIDIMDGHFVPNITLSPWFIEEVRKLSDVPMSAHLMVTDPTFWVERLISIRCEYICMHAEVINGLAFRLIDRIHDAGLKAGVVLNPETPVSAILPYIDLLDKVTIMTVDPGFAGQRFLESTLDKIVQLRNLRKEHNYPYLIEMDGSSSRKTFKRIDQAAPDIYVIGRSGLFAVADTIEESWAKMCQDYLEMTGKTVE
- a CDS encoding PTS fructose transporter subunit IIC translates to MKDTWKKLNLKGHLLTAISYLVPIVCGAGFLVAIGMALGGTAQDALVQGKFTFWDALATMGGKALGLLPVIIATGIAYSIAGKPGIAPGFVVGLSANAISAGFLGGILGGYFAGFLALGILKTFKVPEWAKGLMPTVIVPLLSSLISGLLMIYIVGIPIAAFTNWLTTVLQGLSSSSMLVFGLVVGFLSIVDFGGPINKTVYAFTLTLLASGVKEPVTALQLVNTSTPIGFGFAYFIAKLLRKNIYGREQIETLKSAVPMGVLNIVEGVIPIVMNDIARAITAAAIGGAAGGAVSMAMGADSTVPFGGFLMIPTMSHPLAGVLAIVVNVLVTGLVYAFIAKNKTAEELATVSEVEEEDISLDDIEIL
- a CDS encoding PTS sugar transporter subunit IIA — encoded protein: MATNLYDIHLDLALAGRKEIYQYLATELAKDSPIDQSVILEALVWREKLGSIEIAPGVVLPHVELPGLANRIIISRLASAINWSETVNRVQLVLTIALDSQARATEQFAIKAFVRKLADEHFVHQLRKVDLKQLEIMLENL
- a CDS encoding PTS sugar transporter subunit IIA — its product is MEVTDVIDKNLVLTGLTARSKDEILRKLCQLLEEQAYLDDADSFLEDVYLREKAGQTGIGNFVAIPHGKSEAVNKIGVAIAINKYEIPWESLDGKGVKVVILFAVGNDTDNAQEHLKLLALFAKKLGKDRVVENLLAAQSVEDVVAAFA